A single Anopheles funestus chromosome 2RL, idAnoFuneDA-416_04, whole genome shotgun sequence DNA region contains:
- the LOC125766482 gene encoding putative serine protease K12H4.7 codes for MKLSSASVKVAALLLLAAIVVVSGKSIEKSRRPFPAIERIVSRREGVRPPRDYVSNNPRTVEGRFTSRVNHFDPQNRDTFEFNYLQNDQYYRPGGPLFVVVGGHYPINPYFMENSHFRDVAALQGAWLATNEHRYFGDSHPVPNLSTENLRFMRTEQVLFDLIEWIDFLKREVVGDPNARVILHGFAYAGTLATWARQRFPNIIDGAWGSSAPVRATANFEEFAVEVGNIIRARAGNECYNRIFQAFHTAENLVDAGSTEMISEMFNTCEPVNAEDPIEVQLFFYAMMLSLEAAMVEDVDVENINRVCDALTDEQYDTGLEALSAFLVERYADARECFDLSFENFVRYLTDEDLDAPANVQFGLRQSTYQDCTEFGAFETTTSPDQPFGSKVNYDLFLAECQAAYGEWLTQEVVYEGIRLTNFHFGATDPRTTNVLFTTGEIDPLRAVSITEYTNLLSNARTTPGAFIGQDIISISGMDSEELLETKHMAEEYITTWLGSPISPFRK; via the exons ATGAAGCTTAGCTCAGCGAGTGTGAAGGTGGCagctctgctgctgcttgccGCAATTGTCGTCGTTTCGGGCAAGTCGATCGAGAAGAGCCGTCGCCCATTCCCGGCAATCGAGCGGATCGTAAGCCGCCGTGAGGGCGTCCGTCCGCCGAGGGACTACGTATCAAACAATCCGCGCACGGTCGAGGGACGCTTCACGTCGCGTGTGAACCACTTTGACCCACAGAACCGCGATACGTTCGAGTTTAACTATCTGCAAAATGATCAGTATTACCGTCCGGGTGGCCCACTGTTCGTCGTCGTCGGTGGACACTATCCGATCAATCCGTACTTCATGGAGAACAGCCACTTCCGCGATGTGGCCGCCCTGCAGGGAGCCTGGTTGGCAACGAACGAGCACCGCTATTTCGGCGACAGTCATCCCGTCCC AAACTTGTCCACCGAGAACTTGCGATTCATGCGCACGGAACAGGTCCTGTTCGATCTGATCGAGTGGATCGATTTCTTGAAGCGCGAAGTTGTGGGTGATCCGAACGCACGCGTCATTCTGCACGGTTTTGCATATGCTGGAACGCTTGCCACGTGGGCCCGTCAGCGCTTCCCGAACATCATCGATGGTGCCTGGGGATCCAGTGCGCCGGTGCGTGCAACCGCCAATTTCGAGGAGTTCGCCGTGGAGGTTGGCAATATCATCCGTGCTAGAGCTGGCAACGAGTGCTACAACCGTATCTTCCAAGCTTTCCATACCGCCGAAAATCTGGTCGATGCTGGTTCTACCGAAATGATCTCGGAGATGTTCAACACCTGCGAACCAGTTAATGCTGAGGATCCGATCGAGGTACAGCTGTTCTTCTACGCAATGATGCTCTCGCTCGAAGCGGCCATGGTTGAGGATGTCGATGTGGAAAATATTAACCGCGTGTGTGACGCACTTACCGATGAACAGTACGATACCGGACTGGAGGCACTGTCCGCTTTCTTGGTTGAACGCTATGCCGATGCACGTGAGTGCTTCGATCTGTCGTTCGAGAACTTCGTACGCTACCTAACCGATGAGGATCTCGATGCACCGGCCAACGTTCAGTTCGGATTGCGCCAGTCCACCTACCAAGACTGTACCGAGTTCGGTGCCTTCGAAACGACTACCTCGCCGGATCAACCGTTCGGTTCCAAGGTGAACTACGATCTGTTCTTGGCCGAATGTCAGGCCGCGTACGGCGAATGGCTCACCCAGGAAGTCGTGTATGAAGGCATCCGCCTGACCAACTTCCACTTCGGTGCAACTGATCCGCGCACCACGAACGTACTCTTCACGACCGGTGAGATCGATCCACTTCGTGCCGTGTCGATCACGGAGTACACGAACTTGCTCTCAAACGCACGCACCACACCGGGCGCCTTTATCGGCCAGGACATCATTTCGATCAGTGGCATGGATTCCGAGGAACTGCTCGAAACCAAGCATATGGCCGAGGAGTACATCACCACCTGGCTCGGATCACCGATCAGTCCATTCCGGAAGTAG
- the LOC125766466 gene encoding uncharacterized protein LOC125766466 has translation MNGLSTLNRLLGKRNKDVSKSTSNLSRSTTNLDASSHFNNKIIQLPVVANAPFEQTFRVTVLLPRDQLYVARVGAKTKLSTLLEMVCSDKLLDAQKYVFRHPTDFQQGFELDMNIGEVGLSEVRLMSRKELEALRNSDYRLSTSDIFRMHQKSARETSGGTSVSSSDLSRTSKLPLKTTSPYSSTNSLNSMDSSGVSSSSRGGGQGGATNGTTSNGNSQMGPPVAPTRKKRLAPRPPSQNSIPEVRVPQQAQQHANGTGGKHGPPDDPIFKEPQLPPYSRQNFHVSTPNLYDRELKTADIINNNTGVSTNHTTSDRNGYSADVHNNNNNVHDAQTKLLEEEDRKNLINTKTSYSTLKNRPTSMYIIREPDTNTLQRTSENGGSMVDIHHHHSRASSSCSDAKDPRDFQDMPEPTPRKRLNSSAKKSKAPAPPPRAKATAITPVPTPSPRALTRSTLDLLRDNDAAISETDSNFSSEPDDTQRNRESRLNAVNGSVHRAPYTQQQNVSKVMLNVEQAPLNDPVVTSTTPNNGEKKHQKNGSTSSVSIKIVSNGVNDTPSKPSSTTTPIVSKVQIGGGNPMASKDIPASPGDNSSDEEIKIYNIESGRASVKKLQTNGTEMEHQNKKATSENLTNGSKMNSSYGEGKESTKQNGESQATEQQNNGTVDEEQWTYKLPAPPTFADSSIKTSDYDERGQFYRPASTFVDNTTLRSDMLTVLSDEPTERIEPFIQERIQTMLDLTAGRETMQQPFYASTMEHRAESPVSVSTETDATSHVSETVPHISSDVEDGYRVGEDNRRMEVKNGEPDSTQEAREVWLQTLEKRREKIIESELATLSESISGGKASPDDATVVRTQSVNERKTSVMSELNQLLREGVELSRKEETEIAVVNRSSLANFKISTYSSSENKENIITSTTNTTIVEKQMQTQRIENEESVKAIVTNGATEANCIPDSKEDEVDVIVRRKISLDSITVRKPHSLTQSSDEDDPIGRQTNGYTAATASAKKELAPVKRRSLTMLNKSPRVINRSDSFHSTRSDYIQSLNSPAQTGTSAPGPLHLTPRSTSYISLIGAQRWENRAATSASLTAANSFNRRKSTSELSICDSPSLQSLEVIKNILNTSRKNSINNLHQTNGSAVEDAPAENEIVLPSMAAIKRNSFTDISTLVQLNGTGKAHMNGGSLMTNAVRKDSIEEAKVEQEPEPEPEQTSKQEPKPDPQPVPINNNTDVNKTEDVKNVEQKVEKVVEKIVDEPKQQEHVEKLIVQQTVEEKMKAEESEWITKPELTLDVASESKSDDEKLQTKQQQRQIQHGTVTKEPQTTVVSITTTSTVVSSSSDSSSVAVTSANESDTKKWTYQGPPTISFATWNERPKIDVSIKSDRDYRFGGSSTLPRGFRNVNNVSSTKISIGPGGSTTTTVESSTTTGYVRQTIHEVDQTQQQQLEVVSNVPSATQVSQGRQQQPQQQQQQDPTPAVVKLPANLPKPTTTPPGERLPIVRAVEYKKNVAQRQAPPPIEPKPSFFYETFSRNDATVGTNVSSVSINGTVPSASISSNISRLSFGPKPPTMLQPTVRGFKSLDIEPTGTSNGMPRLRPVSMIDTSTLRKTTVPLASTVMEDTAPNSLPFSQNTLRRTGLKDKILAKDPSPVTESVTSSSKVNVTAAAAPAAPTPVRPVSLATAVPIPPPPAAPISSIKASQPVVRGAIVKKSPANTPAIDPRNALLDAIRNFNKDSLRKD, from the exons ATGAATGGTTTATCTACGCTTAACAGACTGttaggaaaaagaaacaaagatg ttTCCAAATCAACCTCCAACCTTAGTCGGTCCACTACCAACCTGGACGCTTCTAGTcacttcaacaacaaaatcatacAGCTGCCAGTGGTGGCGAACGCACCGTTCGAGCAGACGTTCCGCGTGACGGTGTTACTGCCACGGGATCAGCTATATGTGGCACGCGTCGGAGCCAAAACCAAACTTTCCACCCTGCTCGAGATGGTCTGCAGTGACAAGTTGCTCGATGCACAAAAGTATGTCTTTCGCCATCCGACCGACTTTCAGCAGGGCTTTGAGCTGGACATGAATATCGGCGAGGTGGGATTGAGCGAGGTACGGCTGATGTCGCGAAAGGAGCTGGAAGCGTTACGTAACAGTGACTATCGGCTGAGCACAAGCGACATCTTCCGAATGCATCAGAAGAGTGCCCGTGAAACATCTGGTGGTACGTCCGTCTCATCGTCGGATTTGAGTCGTACATCGAAACTTCCACTGAAGACAACTTCACCGTACAGCTCAACGAATTCGCTTAATTCCATGGACTCGTCCGGTGTTAGCTCAAGTTCCCGAGGTGGTGGTCAGGGTGGTGCAACGAATGGTACCACTAGCAATGGTAACAGCCAAATGGGACCACCAGTAGCACCGACGCGTAAGAAGCGTCTCGCTCCACGTCCACCAAGTCAGAATTCTATTCCCGAGGTGCGTGTCCCACAGCAAGCGCAACAGCATGCCAACGGAACAGGTGGTAAGCATGGTCCTCCGGATGATCCCATCTTTAAAGAACCACAGCTACCTCCGTACTCCAGACAAAACTTTCACGTATCCACACCAAATCTGTACGATCGCGAATTGAAAACGGCTGATATTATCAATAACAATACCGGCGTGAGTACAAACCACACTACCAGCGATCGTAATGGATACTCTGCGGATgtgcacaacaacaataacaatgtTCATGATGCGCAAACCAAGCTGCTGGAGGAGGAAGATCGGAAAAACCTCATCAACACGAAGACGTCGTACAGTACGCTCAAAAATCGACCAACGTCGATGTACATTATACGCGAACCGGACACAAATACGCTGCAGCGAACGAGCGAAAATGGTGGCAGCATGGTCGAcattcatcatcaccattcgcGGGCCTCGTCCAGTTGCTCGGATGCGAAAGATCCGCGGGACTTTCAGGATATGCCTGAACCAACGCCCCGAAAGCGCTTGAACTCTAGTG cCAAAAAATCCAAAGCCCCAGCCCCTCCGCCGAGAGCAAAGGCCACCGCAATCACACCGGTTCCAACACCTTCGCCGAGAGCACTTACTCGTTCGACACTCGATTTACTTCGGGACAATGATGCGGCCATATCTGAGACGGATTCCAACTTTAGCAGCGAACCAGATGATACGCAACGCAATAGAG aatcgCGATTGAATGCTGTCAACGGTAGTGTCCACCGGGCTCCATACACGCAGCAGCAGAACGTATCGAAGGTGATGCTTAACGTAGAGCAGGCTCCGTTGAATGATCCGGTCGTTACATCGACCACACCAAACAATGGCGAAAAGAAACATCAGAAAAATGGATCAACTTCATCTGTATCGATTAAAATCGTCAGTAATGGTGTTAACGATACGCCATCGAAACCATCGTCCACAACAACACCGATCGTATCGAAAGTACAGATTGGTGGTGGTAACCCAATGGCTTCAAAGGATATTCCTGCTTCACCGGGAGACAACAGCTCGgatgaagaaattaaaatctaTAACATTGAGTCTGGAAGGGCTTCGGTAAAGAAACTGCAgacgaacggaacggaaatggAACATCAAAACAAGAAAGCAACATCTGAAAATCTTACCAATGGATCTAAAATGAATTCGTCCTATGGTGAAGGTAAAGAGTCTACCAAACAGAATGGTGAAAGCCAAGCGACGGAACAGCAGAACAACGGTACGGTGGATGAGGAACAATGGACGTACAAGCTACCAGCACCGCCAACATTTGCCGATTCTTCCATCAAGACAAGTGATTACGATGAACGTGGTCAATTTTATCGACCGGCGTCAACATTCGTGGATAATACGACACTGCGCAGCGATATGCTTACGGTCCTGTCGGATGAACCGACCGAGCGCATTGAACCATTCATTCAGGAGCGCATACAAACCATGCTGGACTTAACCGCAGGTCGGGAAACGATGCAGCAACCGTTCTACGCTTCAACGATGGAACATCGGGCGGAAAGTCCGGTGAGTGTTTCCACCGAAACGGATGCAACCAGCCATGTTTCGGAGACTGTTCCCCACATTAGCTCGGACGTGGAGGATGGTTATCGTGTTGGTGAGGATAACCGTAGGATGGAAGTAAAAAATGGTGAACCAGACAGTACGCAAGAAGCACGCGAAGTGTGGCTACAAACGCTGGAGAAACGCCGTGAAAAAATCATCGAAAGTGAACTGGCAACATTGAGTGAATCAATCAGCGGTGGTAAGGCTAGCCCGGATGATGCAACGGTTGTACGCACGCAGTCGGTTAATGAAAGAAAGACTAGCGTCATGAGTGAACTTAACCAGCTGTTGCGTGAAGGTGTCGAGCTAAGCCGAAAGGAAGAGACAGAAATAGCCGTTGTGAACAGGAGCAGTTTGGCTAATTTCAAGATTTCGACCTACAGCAGTTCGGAGAACAAGGAAAATATCATCACCAGCACCACAAATACAACGATCGTCGAGAAGCAAATGCAAACACAACGGATTGAGAATGAGGAAAGTGTAAAAGCGATTGTAACGAATGGCGCTACCGAAGCGAACTGCATTCCAGACAGCAAGGAAGACGAAGTGGATGTGATTGTACGTCGTAAAATATCGCTCGATTCGATCACCGTCCGGAAGCCGCATTCGCTTACGCAAAGCAGCGACGAGGATGATCCTATCGGTCGACAGACCAACGGTTATACGGCTGCAACTGCAAGCGCCAAAAAGGAACTAGCACCGGTCAAGCGCCGTAGCTTGACAATGTTAAACAAAAGTCCAAGAGTGATCAATCGCTCCGACTCGTTCCATTCGACCCGATCGGATTACATTCAATCGTTGAATTCACCCGCTCAAACCGGTACAAGTGCACCCGGCCCGTTACATCTAACGCCGCGAAGCACTTCGTACATATCACTGATCGGTGCACAACGTTGGGAAAATCGAGCCGCTACAAGCGCATCGCTGACCGCAGCGAACTCTTTCAATCGCCGTAAATCGACCAGTGAACTAAGCATCTGCGATTCACCGTCCCTTCAAAGCTTGGAGGtaataaaaaacattcttaacaCATCGCGCAAGAACAGCATTAACAATCTGCACCAGACTAACGGAAGTGCGGTAGAAGATGCACCGGCCGAAAATGAAATAGTTCTACCTTCGATGGCTGCTATCAAGCGCAATAGTTTTACCGACATCTCAACACTGGTGCAGCTGAACGGTACCGGTAAGGCGCATATGAACGGTGGTAGTTTGATGACCAATGCGGTACGGAAGGATAGTATCGAGGAGGCAAAGGTAGAACAGGAGCCAGAACCAGAACCGGAACAAACGTCAAAGCAGGAACCAAAACCTGATCCACAACCGGTGCCGATTAATAATAATACGGATGTCAACAAAACGGAAGATGTAAAGAACGTGGAACAAAAGGTCGAGAAAGTGGTGGAGAAAATTGTAGACGAACCGAAACAGCAGGAACATGTGGAGAAATTGATCGTGCAGCAAACGGtggaagagaaaatgaaagcaGAGGAATCGGAATGGATCACCAAACCGGAATTAACGCTAGATGTAGCTAGCGAATCGAAAAGTGACGATGAGAAGTTGCAGACTAAGCAACAACAGCGTCAAATTCAACACGGCACAGTTACAAAAGAACCACAAACGACCGTCGTAAGCATTACTACCACCAGCACGGTTGTAAGTAGCAGCAGCGACAGTTCCAGTGTAGCTGTTACGTCCGCTAACGAATCCGATACGAAGAAGTGGACGTATCAGGGACCCCCGACGATAAGCTTTGCGACATGGAACGAGCGACCGAAGATCGACGTATCGATCAAATCGGATCGTGACTATCGGTTCGGTGGCAGTTCCACGTTGCCGCGCGGTTTCCGCAACGTTAACAACGTAAGCAGCACGAAGATAAGCATCGGCCCGGGTGGCAGCACTACGACGACGGTAGAATCCTCCACGACCACCGGGTATGTACGGCAAACGATTCACGAGGTCGATCAaacccagcagcaacagctagAAGTTGTTTCGAATGTGCCATCAGCAACGCAAGTGTCTCAagggcggcagcagcagccgcaacagcagcagcaacaagatCCAACACCGGCGGTTGTGAAGCTTCCCGCAAACTTACCGAAGCCCACTACCACACCACCGGGTGAACGGTTACCGATCGTGCGTGCCGTCGAGTACAAAAAGAACGTTGCCCAGCGCCAAGCGCCACCACCAATTGAGCCAAAGCCTTCATTCTTTTATGAAACCTTTTCGCGCAACGATGCGACCGTCGGTACGAATGTTAGCAGTGTAAGCATTAATGGAACTGTCCCTTCCGctagcatcagcagcaacatcagccGGTTGAGCTTTGGACCCAAACCACCAACCATGTTACAGCCGACGGTGCGTGGCTTTAAGTCGCTTGATATTGAGCCCACGGGAACATCCAACGGTATGCCCCGATTGCGACCGGTTTCAATGATCGATACGAGCACGCTTCGGAAGACAACTGTTCCATTGGCGTCCACCGTGATGGAAGATACGGCACCCAATTCGTTACCCTTTTCACAGAACACCCTTCGCCGAACGGGTTTGAAGGATAAAATTCTGGCAAAAGATCCATCGCCCGTTACGGAATCGGTAACGTCGAGTAGCAAGGTGAACGTtacagctgctgctgcacccGCTGCTCCGACACCCGTACGGCCAGTTTCCCTAGCGACGGCGGTACCCATTCCACCACCGCCCGCCGCCCCAATATCATCGATTAAAGCATCCCAACCGGTTGTGCGTGGGGCGATCGTGAAGAAATCTCCCGCCAACACACCGGCAATCGATCCGCGGAATGCGCTGCTGGATGCCATTCGAAACTTCAACAAGGATTCACTGCGGAAAGATTAA